In Dolichospermum flos-aquae CCAP 1403/13F, the following proteins share a genomic window:
- a CDS encoding Uma2 family endonuclease — METLTLNIPPAVNLTDEQFYQLCIANEPWQLELTQTGELIIMPPTGGESVIRNSDINIELGVWNRQTKLGKVFDSSTEFKLPSGAYRCPDAAWVKLARWEALSKEEKKRFPPLCPDFVIELRSETDSLEKLRTKMREYQNNGALLGWLIDPQTPSVEIYRYGKDVEVLNFDVDNPPILSGEDILPGFILNLQIILNP; from the coding sequence ATGGAAACCCTCACCTTAAACATACCTCCCGCAGTAAATTTAACAGATGAGCAGTTTTATCAACTTTGCATTGCCAACGAACCTTGGCAATTAGAACTTACCCAAACCGGAGAATTAATTATTATGCCCCCCACAGGTGGAGAAAGCGTAATTAGGAACTCAGATATTAATATAGAACTGGGTGTATGGAATCGTCAAACTAAATTAGGTAAAGTATTTGATTCTTCTACAGAGTTTAAATTACCTAGTGGTGCTTATCGCTGTCCTGATGCAGCTTGGGTAAAACTAGCACGTTGGGAGGCATTAAGTAAAGAAGAAAAAAAACGGTTTCCCCCCCTTTGTCCTGATTTTGTGATTGAATTGCGCTCGGAAACTGATAGTTTAGAAAAATTACGCACTAAAATGCGAGAATACCAAAATAATGGCGCACTTTTAGGTTGGTTAATTGATCCACAAACCCCCTCGGTAGAAATTTATCGTTACGGAAAAGATGTAGAAGTTTTGAACTTTGATGTTGACAACCCACCAATACTTTCTGGTGAAGATATTTTACCGGGCTTTATTCTCAATTTGCAGATAATTTTAAATCCATAG
- a CDS encoding metallophosphoesterase family protein codes for MRLISEPPIAIKIQKMKQRVRWQHSSILQQGIDQTCMVIDDGNSDSPEFSFMVMGDTGTKSHSGHHPQREVAKMMLNHGDDCRFVLHTGDVIYMVGSREYYPANFIEPYREFLVGGNQPQDITYDQMVFKLPILPVLGNHDYYDVPLLYRLLTGPTLPLRRMFRYKDIEIGWHGSNQGDAYARAFLDYLAEVSPAELEQHLKQHYTAKTGMGRCLRYQPGSFTRLPNRYYNFCYGGIDFFALDSNTFNTPDPLPHNQAGDNFRRELETRRQEIDQEELRMLTEFDKLNPEKPDQAELLAELGAKLDQINEVKIDIEKQLASHTNTNVDFEQLAWLRDRLIASWHNSAVRGRVIFLHHPPYVTEGSKWNQGQTLAVRHRLREVFDEVAKSLGNLTQERPVVDIVFSGHAHCLEHLRTVNTGHADSHTNYIISGGSGRGPRRQRQEGGELMETFTSNNDLSIRKVADSLLYVGRSGSGFESKKPYSCVRVDVLEGFPAKFMITPLVTELVEGKWCERQLKPLII; via the coding sequence ATGAGATTGATTTCTGAACCACCAATTGCGATCAAAATTCAAAAGATGAAACAACGGGTGCGGTGGCAGCATTCGAGTATTCTACAGCAGGGCATTGACCAAACCTGCATGGTGATAGATGATGGCAACTCAGACAGTCCAGAATTTTCGTTTATGGTGATGGGTGATACTGGGACTAAATCCCATTCTGGCCACCATCCCCAACGAGAAGTTGCCAAAATGATGTTAAATCATGGTGATGATTGCCGGTTTGTGCTGCACACTGGTGATGTGATTTATATGGTGGGTTCTCGTGAATATTACCCAGCCAATTTTATTGAACCTTATCGGGAATTTTTGGTGGGCGGTAATCAACCCCAAGATATCACTTATGATCAAATGGTATTTAAGTTGCCAATTTTACCAGTATTGGGGAATCATGATTACTATGATGTGCCTTTATTGTATCGGTTGCTGACTGGTCCAACTTTGCCTTTGCGGCGAATGTTTCGTTATAAAGATATTGAAATTGGTTGGCATGGATCAAATCAAGGTGATGCTTATGCTAGAGCATTTTTAGATTATTTGGCGGAAGTTTCTCCAGCGGAGTTAGAACAGCATTTAAAACAGCATTACACCGCTAAAACTGGTATGGGTCGGTGTTTGCGTTATCAACCGGGAAGTTTTACGCGTTTACCTAATCGCTATTATAATTTTTGTTACGGTGGGATTGACTTTTTTGCCTTAGATTCTAATACTTTCAATACTCCAGATCCTTTACCTCATAACCAAGCTGGGGATAATTTTCGTCGGGAACTAGAAACCCGTCGTCAGGAAATTGATCAAGAAGAATTACGGATGTTGACGGAGTTTGACAAGCTGAATCCCGAAAAACCTGATCAAGCGGAATTATTGGCGGAACTTGGTGCTAAATTAGACCAAATCAATGAAGTGAAAATTGATATTGAAAAGCAATTGGCATCTCACACCAATACTAATGTTGATTTTGAACAATTGGCGTGGTTAAGAGATAGATTAATTGCATCTTGGCATAATTCCGCAGTCAGGGGACGGGTAATATTTTTACACCATCCACCTTATGTTACAGAAGGAAGTAAATGGAATCAAGGACAGACTTTAGCTGTCCGTCATCGTTTACGGGAGGTTTTCGATGAGGTGGCGAAAAGTTTAGGTAATCTCACTCAGGAACGCCCGGTAGTAGATATAGTATTTAGCGGACACGCCCATTGTTTAGAACATTTGCGGACAGTTAATACAGGACACGCAGACTCTCATACTAATTATATTATTTCTGGTGGTAGTGGTCGCGGTCCTCGTCGTCAACGCCAAGAAGGGGGAGAATTAATGGAAACCTTTACCAGCAATAATGATCTTTCCATTCGCAAGGTTGCAGATTCGCTGTTGTATGTGGGACGGAGTGGTAGCGGTTTTGAGAGTAAAAAACCTTATTCTTGTGTGCGGGTGGATGTGTTGGAGGGTTTTCCGGCTAAGTTTATGATCACACCTTTAGTTACAGAGTTAGTTGAGGGTAAATGGTGCGAACGTCAATTAAAACCTTTGATAATTTAA
- a CDS encoding M48 family metallopeptidase yields MFRNQIGILYVKPGSDQEQRQKVLNSWYRQQLKLQIPPLIDKWEKVINVNINEWGVKLMRTKWGTCNIQDQRIWLNLELAKKDPLCLEYVIVHEITHLLERTHGAKFQALMDEFMPNWRTYKEKLNRYQLNSD; encoded by the coding sequence TTGTTCAGAAATCAAATAGGAATCCTATATGTTAAACCAGGAAGTGACCAAGAACAACGTCAAAAAGTATTAAACTCTTGGTATCGTCAACAATTAAAATTACAAATTCCTCCATTAATAGATAAATGGGAAAAGGTAATTAATGTGAATATCAATGAGTGGGGAGTAAAATTAATGAGAACAAAATGGGGAACTTGCAATATTCAAGATCAACGCATTTGGTTAAATTTAGAATTAGCTAAAAAAGATCCTCTCTGTTTAGAATATGTGATAGTCCATGAAATTACCCATTTATTAGAACGGACTCACGGGGCTAAATTTCAGGCTTTAATGGATGAATTTATGCCCAATTGGCGGACATATAAAGAAAAATTGAACCGTTATCAATTGAATAGTGATTAA
- a CDS encoding aldo/keto reductase translates to MMLPQESYLQFTPDLKICRILNGMWQVSGGHGRINPTTAIESMFQYVDAGFTTWDLADHYGPAEDFIGEFRRQLIATRGEEAANNIQAFTKWVPRAGKMTKKLVEDNIDVSLRRMDVKSLDLMQFHWWEYGDSNYLDALKYMAELQDEGKIKHLALTNFDTEHLQIITEAGIKIVSNQVQFSLVDRRPQVNMVKFCQDHNIKIFAYGSVCGGLLSEKYLSNPEPKSSGINTTSLRKYKQMIANWGGWRLFQELLYTLKQIADKHQVSVANVAVNYILNQPAVGGVIVGARLGIAEHLSDNAKVFGFNLDAEDIGKIDAVSQQSRDLYQLIGDCGDEYRR, encoded by the coding sequence ATGATGTTACCTCAAGAAAGCTATTTACAATTTACCCCCGATTTGAAAATTTGCCGAATTTTAAATGGAATGTGGCAAGTTTCGGGAGGACATGGACGCATTAACCCCACAACTGCTATTGAGTCCATGTTTCAATATGTAGATGCTGGTTTTACAACCTGGGATTTAGCAGATCATTATGGACCAGCAGAAGATTTTATTGGTGAGTTTCGTCGTCAACTCATAGCAACTCGTGGAGAAGAAGCTGCAAATAATATTCAAGCTTTTACAAAATGGGTTCCTCGTGCGGGGAAGATGACAAAAAAACTGGTCGAGGACAATATTGATGTTTCTTTGAGAAGAATGGATGTTAAATCATTAGATTTAATGCAGTTCCATTGGTGGGAATATGGAGACTCTAATTATTTAGATGCTCTCAAATATATGGCAGAATTGCAAGATGAGGGTAAGATCAAACATTTAGCTTTAACTAATTTTGATACGGAACATTTGCAAATTATCACCGAAGCAGGAATCAAGATTGTTTCTAATCAAGTCCAGTTTTCCTTAGTTGACAGAAGACCACAAGTAAATATGGTTAAATTCTGTCAAGATCATAATATCAAAATATTTGCCTATGGTAGTGTTTGCGGTGGTTTATTATCAGAAAAATATTTGAGTAACCCAGAACCAAAAAGCTCAGGAATCAACACCACTAGCTTGAGAAAATACAAACAAATGATTGCTAATTGGGGTGGTTGGAGGTTATTTCAAGAGTTACTATATACTCTCAAACAAATCGCTGATAAACATCAAGTTAGTGTTGCTAATGTGGCTGTAAATTACATTTTAAATCAGCCAGCAGTCGGGGGTGTAATTGTCGGTGCTAGATTAGGAATTGCGGAACATTTGTCAGATAATGCTAAGGTGTTTGGTTTTAATTTAGATGCTGAGGATATAGGGAAAATAGATGCAGTTTCTCAACAGTCACGGGATTTGTATCAGTTAATTGGTGATTGTGGGGATGAATATAGGAGGTAG
- a CDS encoding VOC family protein, whose amino-acid sequence MISQKSIPTGYLRKVHHIAFNVQNMAASRHFYGQILGLHELTGEEVPATLIELVNAGKVANFITPDGTIIDLFGEPELLPPNPDPSKFFTRAYHLAFDIDPELFDQALAVITENNLVIAYGPVTRPTGRGVYFYDPDGFMIEIRCDPD is encoded by the coding sequence ATGATTTCTCAAAAAAGTATTCCCACTGGCTACCTTCGCAAAGTTCATCATATCGCCTTTAACGTCCAAAATATGGCAGCCTCTCGCCATTTTTATGGTCAGATTTTAGGCTTACACGAACTCACAGGAGAAGAAGTACCTGCCACATTAATAGAACTTGTCAATGCTGGTAAAGTCGCTAATTTCATCACTCCCGACGGCACAATTATAGACTTATTTGGAGAACCAGAATTATTACCACCAAATCCAGATCCCAGTAAGTTCTTTACCAGAGCATATCATTTAGCCTTTGATATTGATCCAGAATTATTTGACCAAGCATTAGCAGTAATTACAGAAAATAATTTAGTTATTGCTTATGGACCTGTTACTCGTCCTACTGGTAGAGGAGTGTACTTTTATGACCCCGATGGGTTTATGATAGAAATTCGTTGTGATCCTGATTAA
- a CDS encoding protein kinase domain-containing protein → MIGKLLDHRYQVIRVLATGGFGQTYIAQDTRRPGNPICVVKHLKPANSDPNIFVTAKRLFNSEAETLEKLSNNDQIPRLLAYFDENQEFFLVQEFIDGHTLSEELIPGQPWSEVQVMQMLLEILSILEFVHQEGVIHRDIKPDNIIRREADYKLVLVDFGAVKQLRSPLVVVGGQQTATVAIGTPGYMPTEQGQGKPRPNSDIYALGIIAIQALTGVPVSQLQEDPDTGEINWQHLIPVNPELVAILTKMVRYHFKERYQTATEALQACRDLVNITPELSQPSLSPQIIYQSPPPLASRFIQKTMAVSPANRVPSQPAPQQQYIPQESNKPDPLPLLIGILLVGGVAALFTNIYPNLQNLTGNWTGEKTKLINNCLAVVAANSNIRSEPSAINSDNILKTLGVASKFEVTGKRTNRGWVEIKLSSGRLAWAHSDIISNNETWISCRRDKGLAIQIVDDSSLIASLPVPQVSQKPAVETSAPKPTPAATEDKSKTVAKAREKFESGDLQGAISLLKSTSGNAVSGIQETVDTVNQWQNDWAKAEALAKDINKAIDNGKWDEVLAYRDHPEKLPNIKYWRDKLEPMFKQAAENAAKQVLPQEKPTPTATPKN, encoded by the coding sequence ATGATAGGCAAATTACTAGATCATCGCTACCAAGTCATTCGCGTCTTGGCGACAGGGGGATTTGGTCAAACCTATATTGCCCAAGATACCAGACGGCCAGGCAACCCCATCTGCGTGGTTAAACACCTGAAACCGGCTAATTCTGACCCTAACATCTTTGTTACTGCTAAACGCCTGTTTAATAGCGAAGCAGAAACTTTAGAAAAATTGAGCAACAATGACCAAATACCCAGGCTTTTAGCTTATTTTGACGAAAATCAAGAATTCTTTTTAGTCCAAGAATTTATTGACGGCCACACTCTGAGTGAAGAACTCATTCCCGGACAGCCTTGGAGTGAAGTCCAAGTTATGCAAATGCTGTTGGAAATTTTGAGTATTTTAGAGTTTGTTCACCAAGAAGGTGTGATTCACCGCGATATTAAGCCAGATAATATTATTCGCCGTGAGGCTGATTATAAATTAGTTTTAGTAGACTTTGGCGCAGTTAAACAACTACGCTCCCCTTTGGTTGTGGTGGGCGGACAACAAACGGCTACGGTAGCTATTGGCACGCCTGGCTATATGCCTACAGAACAGGGACAAGGTAAGCCTAGACCTAATAGCGATATTTACGCTTTGGGGATTATTGCCATTCAAGCATTAACGGGAGTCCCAGTTAGTCAATTACAAGAAGATCCAGATACAGGGGAAATTAACTGGCAGCATTTAATTCCTGTTAATCCTGAGTTAGTCGCAATTTTAACGAAGATGGTGCGTTATCATTTCAAAGAACGCTATCAAACAGCAACGGAAGCCTTACAAGCTTGTCGAGACTTGGTGAATATCACCCCAGAATTATCCCAACCGTCCCTATCTCCTCAAATTATTTATCAATCTCCACCACCCCTAGCTTCCAGATTTATACAGAAAACAATGGCGGTTTCTCCCGCTAATCGTGTTCCTTCTCAACCTGCCCCTCAACAACAATATATTCCTCAAGAATCTAATAAACCTGATCCTTTACCTTTATTAATTGGCATATTATTAGTAGGTGGTGTAGCGGCTTTATTTACAAATATATATCCCAATCTACAGAATTTAACTGGTAATTGGACAGGAGAAAAGACCAAATTAATAAATAATTGTCTGGCTGTAGTTGCGGCTAATTCTAATATTCGTTCTGAACCTAGTGCGATTAATTCTGATAATATTTTGAAGACCTTGGGTGTAGCTAGTAAATTTGAGGTGACGGGTAAGCGCACAAATCGCGGCTGGGTAGAAATTAAACTTTCATCTGGTCGCTTGGCTTGGGCGCATTCTGATATTATTTCTAATAATGAAACATGGATTTCTTGCCGACGTGATAAAGGTTTAGCTATTCAAATTGTAGATGATAGTTCTTTAATTGCATCCCTTCCTGTTCCTCAAGTTTCACAAAAACCTGCTGTGGAAACTTCTGCACCCAAACCAACTCCGGCTGCTACTGAAGATAAATCTAAAACGGTGGCAAAAGCTAGAGAAAAATTTGAATCAGGAGATTTACAAGGAGCAATTTCTTTGCTAAAATCAACTTCGGGAAATGCTGTTTCTGGAATTCAAGAAACGGTGGATACTGTTAATCAATGGCAGAATGATTGGGCAAAAGCTGAGGCTTTAGCTAAGGATATTAATAAAGCCATTGATAATGGTAAGTGGGATGAAGTTTTAGCTTATCGAGATCATCCTGAAAAGCTCCCGAATATTAAATATTGGCGTGATAAGTTAGAACCAATGTTTAAACAAGCTGCTGAAAATGCCGCTAAACAAGTATTACCCCAGGAAAAACCAACTCCCACAGCAACACCAAAAAATTGA